In Alkalihalobacterium alkalinitrilicum, a genomic segment contains:
- the mreC gene encoding rod shape-determining protein MreC encodes MTFFSNKRLIVLMVSIIILVALIGYSMSDRDRLTWPEQFMKDTVGWVQTLVSKPAHFAAGFFENLSELQGIYAENQVLKARLEEYAQVSVERNMLKVENDTLKATLEIEETLSDYQMRTATVIHRNPDRWSEYIGINRGSEHGIERNMAVITSGGLIGKVHQVGQFSSKVQLLTDNDRTNRVSAMVQADDPVYGFIEGFDQESGLLMLKKMDIDADIEVEQTVTTSGLGGVYPRGLIIGEIVEIVPDEYGLTKNAYIQPAANFYGLDYVLVIERTSTSLQPELMEEDGS; translated from the coding sequence ATGACATTTTTTTCAAATAAACGGCTCATTGTCTTAATGGTGAGCATTATTATACTTGTTGCGTTAATTGGATATTCCATGAGTGACCGTGACCGACTAACTTGGCCAGAGCAATTTATGAAGGACACTGTTGGATGGGTTCAAACCCTCGTTTCCAAACCCGCTCATTTTGCAGCGGGTTTCTTTGAGAATCTGAGTGAACTACAAGGAATCTATGCAGAAAATCAAGTATTAAAAGCAAGATTAGAAGAATATGCTCAAGTTTCTGTTGAGCGAAATATGTTGAAAGTAGAAAATGATACGTTAAAAGCAACCCTTGAAATTGAAGAAACACTAAGTGATTACCAAATGCGTACAGCAACTGTCATTCATCGTAATCCTGATCGCTGGAGTGAGTATATTGGAATTAATCGTGGCTCAGAACACGGGATCGAGCGAAATATGGCAGTTATTACATCTGGTGGTTTAATCGGTAAAGTCCATCAAGTCGGTCAATTTTCATCCAAAGTACAGCTCTTAACGGATAATGATCGAACAAATCGAGTATCTGCGATGGTACAAGCAGACGATCCTGTATATGGATTTATTGAAGGGTTCGATCAAGAGTCGGGATTACTTATGTTGAAGAAAATGGATATTGATGCGGATATTGAAGTGGAACAAACGGTAACGACATCAGGACTAGGTGGTGTATATCCGCGTGGCTTGATCATCGGTGAAATTGTGGAGATTGTACCTGATGAATACGGTTTGACAAAAAATGCTTACATTCAGCCTGCGGCTAATTTTTATGGATTGGATTATGTCCTTGTTATTGAACGTACGAGTACGAGCTTACAGCCAGAACTTATGGAGGAGGACGGATCGTGA
- the nirB gene encoding nitrite reductase large subunit NirB, with the protein MEKKKLVLIGNGMAGVRSIEEILKLNGQEAFDIKIFGSEPHVNYNRIMLSAVLAGDTTIKDIEINSLEWYEENNIELFTNETVTKLDTERKILYTDNGREMSYDHVIMATGSNPFILPIPGAELEGVIAFRDIKDCETMIDASKNYKKAVVIGGGLLGLEAARGLLNLGMEVDVVHLQDYLMERQLDQDAAKLLRIELEKQGMNFLMPQLTDKIVGTDRVEKVVFKDGSETKADLVVMAVGIRPNTTLANESGIEVNRGVVVNNYMQTNVSNVYAVGECAEHREVVYGLVAPLYEQGKVLAKHIVGQDAGEGYQGSVLSTKLKVSGVNVFSAGEFMDDGSTRSVRVYDEFEGIYKKVMIRNEKVVGAVLFGDTKEGTKLLSMINEGADVSGMAPINILQSSSGGESESLTAALADGDHVCGCNGVSKGAIVSAIREQSLCSVEEVSGCTSAGRSCGTCKPMISELLADTLGDEFDAAAKSEAVCGCTDLSHEQVVAEIREKGLTHTKEVMNVLGWKNEGGCSKCRPAINYYLGMVHPKNYEDEKESRFVNERMHANIQKDGTYSVVPRMYGGVTNPKELKRIAEVAEKYNVPLVKLTGGQRIDLLGIKKEDLPNVWKEIGMPSGHAYGKTLRTVKTCVGESFCRFGTQDSIGMGIALEKKFEGLNTPHKVKMAVSACPRNCAESGIKDVGIVGVEGAWEIYVGGNGGTELRKGDLLCKVKTSEEVLVITAAYLQLYRETARYLERTSHWIERVGLDYVIDHIISNEQNRKELSARMDVVLSTVKDPWSEIYESDELQNELFKNKHVEIIQ; encoded by the coding sequence TTGGAGAAGAAAAAACTTGTACTAATTGGAAATGGTATGGCAGGTGTTCGTAGTATTGAGGAAATTTTAAAGTTGAATGGTCAAGAGGCATTTGATATTAAGATCTTTGGTAGTGAGCCACATGTTAACTATAACCGCATTATGCTTTCCGCTGTATTAGCTGGAGATACAACGATAAAAGATATCGAAATCAACAGTTTAGAATGGTATGAAGAGAATAATATCGAGCTTTTTACGAACGAAACTGTGACAAAGCTAGATACAGAGCGAAAAATTCTTTATACCGATAATGGAAGAGAAATGAGCTATGATCACGTTATTATGGCGACGGGATCGAACCCGTTTATTCTCCCTATACCAGGTGCTGAGTTAGAGGGTGTTATCGCGTTTCGAGATATTAAGGATTGTGAGACGATGATCGATGCATCGAAAAACTATAAAAAAGCTGTTGTTATTGGTGGGGGATTGCTTGGTCTAGAAGCGGCACGTGGTCTATTAAATTTAGGAATGGAAGTAGATGTTGTTCATTTACAAGACTATTTAATGGAAAGACAACTTGACCAAGATGCTGCCAAGTTACTTCGTATTGAACTAGAAAAGCAAGGCATGAACTTCCTTATGCCACAGTTGACAGATAAGATTGTTGGAACAGACCGTGTAGAAAAAGTGGTTTTTAAAGATGGGAGCGAAACAAAGGCAGACCTCGTCGTCATGGCTGTAGGTATCCGTCCTAATACGACATTGGCGAATGAAAGTGGAATTGAAGTGAATCGAGGTGTCGTTGTTAACAACTATATGCAGACAAATGTGTCAAATGTGTATGCGGTTGGAGAATGTGCTGAGCATCGGGAAGTCGTTTACGGACTCGTTGCCCCGCTGTATGAGCAAGGCAAAGTGTTGGCAAAACATATTGTCGGTCAGGATGCTGGCGAAGGATATCAAGGTTCGGTCCTTTCAACGAAATTAAAGGTGTCTGGAGTTAACGTATTTTCAGCTGGCGAATTCATGGACGATGGCTCAACAAGGAGTGTTCGAGTTTATGATGAGTTTGAAGGTATTTATAAAAAAGTAATGATCCGTAATGAGAAAGTGGTCGGCGCTGTGTTATTCGGTGATACGAAGGAAGGTACGAAGCTACTCAGTATGATTAATGAGGGCGCTGACGTTTCAGGTATGGCTCCGATTAATATATTGCAAAGTAGTAGTGGTGGGGAGTCTGAGAGTTTAACAGCAGCACTAGCCGATGGTGATCATGTATGTGGATGTAATGGTGTATCCAAAGGGGCGATCGTTTCAGCGATACGTGAGCAAAGTCTTTGTTCAGTTGAAGAAGTTAGTGGCTGTACAAGTGCAGGACGTTCGTGTGGAACGTGTAAGCCAATGATTTCTGAGCTACTGGCGGATACGCTAGGCGATGAATTTGACGCCGCAGCAAAATCAGAAGCGGTTTGCGGATGTACTGATTTAAGTCATGAACAAGTTGTAGCTGAAATACGTGAAAAAGGTTTAACACATACAAAAGAAGTCATGAATGTCCTCGGATGGAAAAATGAAGGCGGTTGTTCTAAGTGTCGCCCAGCGATTAACTACTATTTAGGAATGGTTCATCCGAAAAACTATGAAGATGAAAAAGAATCTCGATTTGTAAATGAAAGAATGCATGCCAATATTCAAAAAGACGGGACATACTCCGTTGTTCCAAGAATGTACGGTGGCGTAACAAATCCTAAGGAATTAAAGCGAATTGCGGAAGTCGCTGAAAAATATAATGTTCCTCTCGTTAAATTAACAGGAGGTCAACGGATTGACTTGCTCGGAATTAAAAAAGAAGATTTACCGAATGTGTGGAAAGAAATAGGAATGCCATCAGGGCATGCATATGGTAAAACGCTAAGAACGGTGAAAACATGTGTCGGTGAAAGTTTCTGTCGCTTTGGTACCCAAGATTCGATTGGGATGGGGATTGCACTAGAGAAAAAATTCGAAGGGTTGAATACACCACATAAAGTTAAGATGGCTGTGTCCGCTTGTCCAAGAAACTGTGCGGAATCTGGAATCAAAGACGTTGGTATAGTCGGTGTCGAAGGCGCATGGGAAATTTACGTCGGAGGAAATGGCGGCACCGAACTGCGAAAAGGCGATCTTCTATGTAAAGTAAAAACAAGTGAGGAAGTGCTTGTAATAACAGCGGCTTATTTACAACTTTACAGAGAAACGGCTCGTTACTTAGAGAGAACATCTCACTGGATTGAAAGAGTTGGCCTAGATTATGTTATAGACCATATTATTTCCAATGAACAAAACCGTAAAGAACTAAGCGCTAGAATGGATGTTGTTTTATCTACAGTGAAGGATCCTTGGAGTGAAATTTATGAAAGTGATGAACTTCAAAATGAGTTATTTAAAAATAAACACGTTGAAATCATTCAATAA
- a CDS encoding type II secretion system F family protein: MLYLYKAIDSKTGKEVKGKLYAASQDAAVKELKGQGLYIAELSKRKDTIWNKDLKDLNIVIGKPVKNRDFVVFCRQLATLLKAGTPITEAIRILSEQVSSKIFQKALDDVYNDIRSGTAFSDACSDFPKIFDKVFVNMVRAGETSGDLENVMDRLATFYEKEHRVKEKVKSAMMYPIAVSIIAVVVVIILLTNVLPSLLNNLTSMGGEIPVPTLIVMGISDFLIHRWYLALMFVTLFIVVFIAIYRNPKGHFMLDYVKLRIPVFGVLMQKTIIARVTRTMASLFASSVPVLQTLTMSSEIANNDVVAKVLEESKESLRAGESLSEPLAKSWVFPKIVSHMIKVGEETGQLDTMLEKVADFYEEDVEQMASRMSAIIEPLMIVILGVVVGTIVLAAMLPMFSIYNNFSG; this comes from the coding sequence ATGCTCTATCTCTATAAAGCAATCGACTCCAAAACGGGAAAAGAAGTCAAAGGAAAACTATATGCCGCTAGCCAAGATGCCGCCGTGAAAGAATTAAAAGGCCAAGGTCTTTACATTGCGGAATTGTCGAAGCGGAAAGATACTATTTGGAATAAAGACTTAAAAGATTTAAACATCGTGATTGGAAAGCCAGTTAAAAATCGTGATTTCGTTGTGTTTTGTCGCCAGTTAGCAACATTACTCAAAGCAGGAACACCGATTACAGAAGCGATCCGCATTTTATCTGAGCAAGTTTCTTCGAAAATTTTCCAAAAAGCACTTGATGACGTTTATAACGATATTCGTTCAGGAACTGCGTTTTCTGATGCCTGTTCTGATTTTCCTAAAATCTTTGATAAAGTGTTCGTCAATATGGTACGAGCAGGTGAAACAAGTGGAGACCTAGAAAACGTTATGGACCGTTTAGCAACGTTCTATGAAAAAGAACATCGGGTAAAAGAAAAAGTGAAATCAGCAATGATGTATCCGATTGCCGTTTCTATTATAGCGGTCGTAGTTGTCATCATTTTATTAACGAACGTATTACCGAGTCTATTAAATAACTTGACGAGTATGGGTGGAGAAATTCCTGTGCCAACGTTAATCGTCATGGGTATTTCTGATTTTCTCATTCACAGATGGTATTTAGCTTTAATGTTTGTCACTTTGTTCATTGTTGTATTTATAGCGATCTATCGAAATCCTAAAGGCCATTTTATGCTAGACTATGTGAAATTACGAATTCCTGTCTTTGGAGTACTTATGCAAAAAACGATCATTGCTCGCGTCACACGAACGATGGCTTCCCTTTTTGCCAGCTCTGTTCCCGTATTACAAACGTTAACGATGAGCTCTGAAATTGCCAATAATGATGTTGTTGCTAAAGTACTAGAGGAGTCAAAAGAATCTTTACGAGCAGGGGAAAGTCTATCAGAACCTTTAGCGAAAAGTTGGGTGTTCCCCAAAATCGTCAGTCATATGATTAAAGTCGGGGAAGAAACAGGTCAATTAGATACGATGCTAGAAAAAGTTGCAGATTTTTACGAGGAGGACGTTGAACAAATGGCTTCGCGAATGAGTGCGATCATCGAGCCATTAATGATCGTTATTCTCGGGGTTGTCGTTGGAACGATCGTTCTTGCAGCGATGTTACCGATGTTCTCAATTTATAATAATTTTAGTGGCTAA
- the mreD gene encoding rod shape-determining protein MreD, giving the protein MNRILLPLIMLFFFVVEGSLFQVFAPEQYGSGILYIPRFVVVAIVIIGIFLGRTHAIIYGLIFGILYDVVYTELLGVYMFCLGLIGYLLSLSHPYVRRSYSLVVILTLAAVLIVEYFTYGINWMLNITGMMHDEFLRQRLLSTLGMNFLFSLILLYPLRKYLLYLKRMEEIQKH; this is encoded by the coding sequence GTGAATCGTATTCTTCTTCCTTTAATCATGCTGTTCTTTTTTGTCGTCGAAGGGTCTCTATTTCAAGTATTTGCCCCAGAGCAATATGGCAGTGGTATACTGTATATTCCTAGGTTTGTCGTCGTTGCAATTGTGATTATCGGTATTTTCTTAGGTCGGACTCATGCAATTATTTACGGATTAATTTTTGGAATTCTGTATGATGTTGTTTATACAGAATTGTTAGGTGTCTATATGTTTTGTCTTGGGTTGATTGGCTATTTGTTGTCGTTATCACACCCTTATGTTAGAAGAAGCTATTCTCTTGTCGTCATTCTCACCTTAGCGGCCGTGCTAATCGTTGAGTATTTCACTTATGGGATTAATTGGATGTTGAATATAACTGGAATGATGCATGATGAATTTTTACGACAACGTTTATTATCAACTTTAGGTATGAACTTTCTTTTTTCACTGATCTTATTGTATCCTTTACGAAAGTATCTTCTTTATTTAAAACGAATGGAAGAAATTCAAAAGCACTAG
- a CDS encoding NarK family nitrate/nitrite MFS transporter, whose amino-acid sequence MKVSDLFTFKDERTKILHFTWFAFFVSFFTWFNMAPLATTMLESSDWLTSEHIAALAIINVALTIPARIVIGMLLDRFGPRLVYSSLLILMSIPTFVFAFGDSWSQMMISRLLLSSIGASFVIGIRMVAEWYPPKDVGFAEGVYGGWGNFGSAAGAMLLPWVALTMFGGDNGWRYAVALTGVFCLVYGVIYYLNVRDTPEGKEYVKPKRTGAMEVSSWGDLVQLIIWTVPLGGALAVLSWRLEGMGFISTNVLYALYTAIVLTFVYQVYKILKVNVPILKKGVPKDDQYKFKNVAALNSTYFANFGAELAIVSMLPMFFQLTFSLSATSAGLIAASFAFINLVARPLGGMLSDRMGSRRKVMLVYMIGITIGLVAMGFIDSSWPLIAAVAVIILTSIFIQGAEGATFAVIPMIKKRITGQVAGMTGAYGSVGSTIYLTLYTLVTPQQFFFILAIGAFLSFLACFFLLEEPENSFGEEYHLSSVDMEEDEVEEQVLTKKAQ is encoded by the coding sequence TTGAAAGTTTCTGATCTTTTTACCTTTAAGGACGAGAGGACGAAAATTTTACACTTTACCTGGTTTGCCTTTTTTGTATCTTTTTTCACCTGGTTCAATATGGCACCACTAGCGACGACGATGCTTGAGAGCTCAGACTGGTTGACGAGTGAACATATTGCAGCATTAGCCATTATCAATGTTGCCTTAACGATCCCAGCTCGAATTGTTATCGGGATGTTGTTAGACCGATTTGGTCCGAGACTTGTCTATTCAAGTTTATTAATTCTAATGTCAATACCAACGTTTGTGTTTGCTTTCGGAGATAGCTGGTCACAAATGATGATTTCGAGGTTATTACTAAGTAGTATTGGTGCAAGCTTTGTTATTGGTATTCGAATGGTAGCAGAGTGGTATCCGCCAAAAGATGTCGGCTTTGCTGAAGGGGTCTACGGTGGTTGGGGGAATTTTGGTTCTGCTGCTGGTGCAATGTTACTTCCTTGGGTTGCCTTAACGATGTTCGGTGGCGATAATGGGTGGCGTTATGCTGTAGCGTTAACAGGAGTCTTTTGTCTCGTGTATGGTGTCATTTACTACTTGAATGTCCGTGATACACCAGAAGGAAAAGAATACGTTAAACCGAAACGAACTGGAGCAATGGAAGTAAGTAGTTGGGGCGATCTAGTCCAACTCATTATTTGGACAGTCCCACTTGGTGGAGCTCTAGCCGTCCTTTCTTGGAGATTGGAAGGGATGGGCTTTATCTCAACGAATGTGCTGTATGCACTATATACGGCAATCGTACTTACTTTTGTTTATCAAGTTTATAAGATATTGAAAGTGAATGTTCCTATCTTAAAAAAAGGTGTGCCAAAAGATGATCAATATAAATTTAAAAATGTAGCTGCATTAAACAGTACCTATTTTGCAAACTTTGGTGCAGAATTAGCGATTGTTTCAATGCTCCCAATGTTTTTTCAACTGACGTTTTCACTAAGTGCAACATCAGCAGGTTTAATTGCGGCATCGTTCGCTTTTATTAACTTAGTCGCACGACCACTTGGTGGTATGCTTTCAGACCGCATGGGCAGCCGAAGGAAAGTGATGCTTGTCTATATGATTGGAATCACTATAGGCCTAGTAGCAATGGGCTTTATAGACTCATCTTGGCCACTTATTGCTGCTGTTGCAGTTATAATATTAACGTCCATATTCATACAGGGTGCTGAAGGCGCAACATTTGCAGTTATTCCGATGATAAAAAAACGGATCACAGGGCAAGTCGCTGGGATGACAGGTGCTTACGGTAGTGTAGGATCAACGATTTATTTAACTTTATATACACTCGTCACACCACAACAATTCTTTTTCATTTTGGCAATAGGTGCATTTCTTAGCTTTTTAGCTTGCTTCTTTCTATTAGAAGAGCCTGAAAATTCGTTTGGTGAGGAATATCATCTCTCATCAGTCGATATGGAAGAGGATGAAGTGGAAGAACAGGTATTAACGAAGAAAGCTCAATAA
- the radC gene encoding RadC family protein — protein MTKQSLLIRDVPFHERPRERLLAEGAKFLSNQELLAIILRTGSKEESVLQLAQRVLQKFDGLMLLKDATVEELQEIKGIGEAKAVEVCAVLELGRRISSLKFDERYVIRSPEDVSRYVMEDMRSLTQEHFVCLYLNTKNHVLHRETIFIGSLNASIVHPREVFKEALRRSAASFICLHNHPSGDPTPSREDIEVTKRLTECGRILGIELLDHVIIGDRTYISLKEKGYLT, from the coding sequence TTGACCAAGCAGTCCTTATTGATTCGTGATGTACCGTTTCATGAGCGCCCTCGCGAAAGACTTCTCGCAGAAGGGGCCAAGTTTTTATCGAACCAAGAACTGCTTGCGATTATTTTACGAACAGGTTCAAAAGAAGAATCGGTATTACAATTAGCTCAGCGAGTGTTACAAAAGTTTGATGGGTTAATGTTGTTAAAAGATGCGACTGTCGAAGAACTACAAGAAATCAAAGGGATCGGTGAAGCAAAAGCAGTAGAAGTTTGTGCAGTACTTGAGTTGGGTAGGAGAATTAGTAGCTTAAAATTTGATGAACGATACGTCATACGATCACCTGAAGATGTGTCTCGATACGTAATGGAAGACATGCGGTCTCTAACGCAAGAGCATTTCGTATGTCTTTATTTAAATACGAAAAATCACGTCCTTCATCGTGAAACGATTTTTATCGGCAGCTTAAACGCTTCGATTGTTCATCCACGTGAGGTTTTCAAGGAAGCGTTGCGGCGCTCCGCAGCTTCATTCATTTGTCTGCATAATCATCCTTCTGGAGACCCAACTCCGAGTAGGGAAGATATAGAAGTGACGAAACGGTTAACGGAATGCGGAAGAATTCTTGGAATTGAGCTGTTGGACCATGTCATCATTGGTGATCGAACGTATATCAGTTTAAAGGAGAAAGGATATTTGACATGA
- the minD gene encoding septum site-determining protein MinD yields the protein MGEAIVITSGKGGVGKTTTSANIGTALALSGKRVCLIDTDIGLRNLDVVMGLENRIIYDLVDVAEERCRLQQALIKDKRFECLYLLPAAQTKDKSSINPDQMKIIVEELKRDYDYVLIDCPAGIEQGFKNAVAGADKAIVVTTPELSAVRDADRIIGLLEKENVEPPLLIVNRIRNHMMKSGEMLDVDEIVSILAIELLGIVVDDENVIKHSNKGEPVALHPGSKASIAYRNIARRILGETVPLMALGEEKGVFNKMKKFFGIR from the coding sequence GTGGGAGAGGCTATCGTAATTACTTCTGGAAAAGGGGGCGTCGGGAAAACGACAACTTCCGCTAACATCGGAACAGCCCTAGCCCTTTCAGGTAAAAGAGTGTGCTTAATCGATACAGATATCGGCCTTCGTAACCTTGATGTTGTTATGGGGCTTGAAAACCGAATCATTTATGATCTTGTCGATGTTGCAGAAGAGCGTTGTCGCTTACAGCAAGCCCTGATTAAAGACAAGCGCTTTGAATGTTTATATTTATTGCCAGCTGCACAAACAAAGGATAAATCGTCAATTAATCCAGATCAAATGAAAATAATCGTTGAAGAGTTAAAACGAGATTATGATTACGTTTTAATCGATTGCCCTGCAGGTATCGAACAAGGATTTAAGAATGCCGTTGCTGGAGCAGATAAAGCGATTGTCGTGACAACTCCTGAGTTGTCAGCCGTTCGTGATGCAGACCGAATTATTGGTCTACTAGAAAAAGAGAATGTGGAACCACCATTGCTCATCGTGAATCGTATTCGAAATCATATGATGAAAAGTGGAGAAATGCTAGATGTTGACGAGATTGTTAGTATTTTAGCTATTGAATTACTAGGAATTGTCGTTGATGATGAAAATGTTATTAAACATTCTAATAAGGGAGAGCCTGTCGCTCTTCATCCTGGAAGCAAAGCATCGATTGCTTACCGGAATATCGCAAGACGTATTTTAGGTGAAACAGTCCCTCTAATGGCATTAGGAGAGGAAAAAGGTGTATTTAACAAAATGAAAAAATTCTTTGGAATTCGGTAA
- a CDS encoding rod shape-determining protein: protein MFGGFSKDLGIDLGTANTLVYVKGKGVIVREPSVVALRTDTGSIEAVGNDAKNMIGRTPGNIVAIRPMKDGVIADFDTTATMLKHFIRQALRQRSIFTRKPNVMVCVPSGITAVEKRAVEDATKQAGAREAYTIEEPFAAAIGADLPVWEPTGSMVVDIGGGTTEVAIISLGGIVTSQSIRVAGDEMDDSIIQYIKKTYNLMIGERTAEALKLEIGSAGSPEGVEDMDIRGRDLVTGLPKTVTVTGAEISDALKDTVDSIVDAVKNTLEKSPPELAADIMDRGIVLTGGGALLRNLDRVLSDETNMPVIVAEDPLDCVALGTGRALENLHLFRSRAGITVRSGRKS from the coding sequence ATGTTTGGTGGCTTTTCAAAAGATTTAGGGATTGATTTAGGTACTGCCAATACTCTTGTATATGTGAAGGGTAAGGGCGTTATTGTTCGTGAACCATCAGTAGTTGCCTTGCGAACAGATACAGGATCGATAGAAGCGGTCGGGAACGATGCAAAAAATATGATCGGACGTACTCCAGGGAATATCGTTGCCATTCGTCCAATGAAGGACGGCGTTATTGCTGATTTCGACACAACTGCAACAATGTTAAAACATTTCATACGACAAGCGCTTCGACAACGTTCAATTTTCACAAGAAAACCGAATGTAATGGTTTGTGTGCCTTCTGGTATTACGGCTGTCGAAAAAAGAGCTGTCGAAGATGCGACAAAACAAGCAGGCGCTCGCGAAGCGTATACGATTGAAGAGCCTTTTGCTGCAGCGATCGGTGCAGATTTACCTGTCTGGGAGCCAACGGGAAGTATGGTTGTCGATATCGGTGGCGGTACGACTGAAGTGGCGATCATTTCACTAGGTGGGATCGTTACAAGTCAGTCGATCCGTGTCGCTGGGGATGAAATGGATGATTCCATTATTCAATACATTAAAAAGACATATAATTTGATGATCGGTGAACGCACAGCTGAGGCTCTTAAGTTAGAAATCGGTTCGGCAGGTTCTCCAGAAGGCGTTGAAGATATGGACATTCGTGGACGTGATCTTGTGACAGGTTTACCGAAGACGGTAACAGTCACTGGTGCAGAGATTTCTGATGCCTTAAAAGATACGGTTGATTCGATTGTCGATGCAGTGAAAAACACATTAGAAAAATCACCACCTGAATTAGCAGCTGACATTATGGATCGAGGAATTGTGTTAACTGGTGGAGGCGCGTTGCTTCGTAATTTAGATCGTGTCCTTAGTGATGAAACAAATATGCCAGTTATTGTTGCTGAAGATCCGCTCGATTGTGTGGCACTCGGTACGGGTCGTGCATTAGAAAATCTTCATTTATTCCGCTCGAGGGCAGGTATCACAGTTCGTTCGGGTCGCAAATCGTAA
- a CDS encoding Maf family protein, whose protein sequence is MKPFVLASGSPRRKELLEQAQISFTVQTSDVDETINSNLSSKELVQSLAYQKAEAVFAMNQNAVVLGADTIVVLDGQVLGKPNDRNHAREMLLSLSGKKHSVLTGVSILSQEQQRTFFVETYVQFWELSNKEIERYLDTNEPFDKAGAYGIQGFGATLVKEISGDYFSVVGLPLALTVRELIHFGITPNF, encoded by the coding sequence ATGAAACCATTCGTATTAGCCTCAGGTTCACCTCGCAGAAAAGAGTTACTAGAACAAGCGCAAATTTCATTTACCGTACAAACCAGTGATGTTGATGAAACGATCAATTCCAATTTATCTTCAAAAGAATTAGTTCAGTCGTTAGCTTATCAAAAGGCAGAAGCTGTTTTTGCTATGAACCAAAATGCAGTCGTATTAGGCGCAGATACGATCGTCGTATTAGATGGTCAAGTGCTCGGGAAGCCCAATGACCGTAACCATGCAAGAGAGATGCTTTTGAGTTTGTCTGGAAAGAAGCATTCTGTTCTTACTGGAGTATCGATTTTAAGTCAGGAACAACAACGTACTTTTTTTGTTGAAACTTACGTGCAATTTTGGGAATTGTCGAATAAGGAGATTGAACGTTACCTTGATACAAATGAACCTTTTGATAAGGCTGGAGCTTATGGAATTCAAGGCTTTGGTGCAACGTTAGTCAAAGAAATCTCAGGTGACTATTTTTCCGTTGTTGGTTTACCACTGGCTTTGACTGTACGAGAGTTGATCCACTTTGGAATCACCCCCAATTTTTAG
- the minC gene encoding septum site-determining protein MinC, with the protein MVQKKHHVTIKGTKDGLTFLLDDNCCFENVMEELKEKLSSKHYEKSDGPAVKVHVVTGNRYLTEDQENTLRQLVCHEKNLVIDKLETNVITKEEAERIAEEKQMVMVSKIVRSGQVFKVNGDLLLIGDVNPGGTVIATGNIFVMGALRGMAQAGSEGDETAVIAAAVMAPSQLKINEHLRQEPNRNEQVDRQMECAYINTKDGAIVLERIQQLPWLRPSLNRSPEKVFS; encoded by the coding sequence ATGGTACAAAAGAAACACCACGTTACAATAAAAGGAACGAAAGACGGATTAACATTTTTATTGGATGATAATTGTTGTTTTGAAAATGTGATGGAAGAACTAAAAGAAAAATTATCATCGAAGCATTATGAAAAATCAGATGGTCCAGCAGTCAAAGTTCATGTAGTTACTGGAAATCGTTATTTAACAGAAGACCAAGAAAACACACTTCGTCAACTTGTTTGTCATGAAAAAAATTTAGTTATTGATAAACTTGAAACCAATGTCATTACCAAAGAAGAAGCTGAAAGAATTGCAGAAGAAAAGCAAATGGTCATGGTTTCAAAAATTGTACGTTCAGGACAAGTCTTTAAAGTCAATGGCGATTTATTACTGATTGGCGACGTAAATCCAGGTGGAACGGTCATTGCGACAGGTAATATTTTTGTCATGGGAGCTTTGCGTGGAATGGCGCAAGCTGGGAGCGAAGGAGATGAAACGGCGGTGATCGCAGCCGCAGTTATGGCACCTTCTCAGTTGAAAATTAATGAGCACTTACGTCAAGAGCCAAATCGAAATGAACAAGTGGACCGACAAATGGAATGTGCCTACATAAATACGAAAGACGGTGCGATTGTCTTAGAACGTATTCAACAATTGCCTTGGCTACGTCCAAGCTTAAATCGATCACCAGAAAAAGTGTTTTCGTAA